Below is a window of Armatimonadota bacterium DNA.
GAGGACGTGCCCTACACCGATACCATCACGATGCGCCCGTTCGAAGAATGGCTGAAGAGCAATGAGGGTTCCCCCGATTACCGAGCAGATCTGAATTACGTCGCTTTCGACGGGGATCGGATGATCGGCATGAGCCATGTGTTTCGCGATGCGGGCAGCGCAGCCCGGCTCTTTACAGGGCTCACCGGAGTCCTCCGCGATTTTCGCCGGAAGGGAGTGGCGACGGCGCTCAAGGTGGCCTGCCTGACACGGTGCAAGGAGCTTGGCTTCAAGGTTGTGGAGACGGACAACGAGGAGAAGAACCCGATGCTCGACCTGAACATCGCGCTGGGTTTTCGAAAGGTCTTCGAGTGGATGCAGTTCGAGCTCAAGCTCCCCGGCGCGACGAACTGAGGGCGGAGGCTCGGGGGGAGCCATAGGTGAGCCGGAAACAGGAGAAACGGCGAAAACCGCTGGCGACAGGCGACCCCTTTCTCATCCTCACGCACTCTCGCTCATCCTCATGCATCCTCGTTCACCATTAACGCTCCGCGCCAGACATCGGTACGGGCGAGCGGCTCACAGTTGCGCTCAGAAGTACTCCGCTTGGACTGAAAACAAGGTCCCCGTCTTCTTCGACGAACGGATCGGCGGTGCCGTGGTGGTACTCCCAGCGCTCTCCCCCGTCCGGCAGGGCAACCACTGACTTCGGCTCTCCAAGAATCTGGAGGACCTTCTCCTGGGACATGCCGGCGGCGACCCGGTGATCTTTGATGAGCTGGATCGGGTTGTCGGGCGGCGCGGGGCCGATGATCCAGTAGACGCCGAGTACCGCGACCAAGAGAAACGCAAGCGGGCCCCCGATCATGAAGAGGTAATCGAGGGCGGTCAAAGGCTGCTGCCTTGCGGGGCGAGGCATGGGGAGAGTTTGGCGCATTGGGGAAGGGCCCACAGGCAAGCTGCCTGCGCTAGGGTAGCCGATGGCCCATCTTCTCGCGCTTGGTGGCCATGTACTTGGCGCGGGTGGGGGCGGGCTCCGCGATCAGCGGCACGTGCTCGACGATCTCGAGCCCGTAGCCCTGGATTCCCGCGACCTTGGCCGGGTTGTTGGTCATCAGCCGAAGCTTGCGTACGCCCAGATCGGCCAAGACCTGCGCGCCGAGCCCATAGTCGCGAAGGTCCGCCTTGAAGCCAAGCGCCTGATTCGCTTCCACCGTGTCGAGGCCATTGTCCTGAAGGGCATAGGCCTTCAGCTTGTTGATCAGGCCGATGCCGCGGCCCTCGTGCGGGATGTAGACGACGATCCCCTTGCCCTCTTCCTCGATCCGCTCCAGCGCCATGGTCAATTGGTCGCCGCAATCGCAGCGAAGAGAGTTGAGCAGGTCGCCGGTCACACAGCTCGAATGCATGCGCACCAGCACAGGCTCGTTGCCCGCGACCTCGCCCTTGACGATCGCCACATAGGGCTGGCCCTCGATGGTCGTTTCAAACGCATAGAGTGTGAAGTGGCCGTAGCGGGTCGGGAACTCGATCGGGCCTGCCGCGAGCTTGATCAGGTGCTCGTGCATGCGCCGGTAGGCGATCAGGTCGGCGATCGTGATGATCCCTAGACCATGCTCTTCCGCAAACTGAATCAGCCCATCCATCCGGAGCATCGTGCCGTCCTCGGCGAGGATTTCACAGCCGACGGCAACCGGTTTCTTGCCCGCTAGACGGCACAGGTCCACCGAGGCTTCCGTGTGGCCCGCGCGCTGGAGAACGCCACCTGAGGCGGCTCTGAGCGGGATCACGTGTCCCGGCCGCATCAGATCCGATGGCTGGGCGTCTGGGTCGCAGAATACGTGAACGGTCTTCGCCCTGTCAAAGGCCGAAACACCCGTCGTGGTGCCAACTGCCGCATCGACGGTTTCGGCCATCGCCGTACCCAGACGTGCCGTATTGGTCTTGGTCATCATGGGGATCTGGAGTTCGGCAAGGCGCTCGGCGGTCGTCGGGATGAACGGCACGCCGCGCCCGAATTTGACCATGAAGTTCATCGCCTCGGGCGTACAGTCCTCGCCCGCCATGATGAGGTCGCCCTCGTTCTCGCGGTCGGGGTCGTCGACGACGATCACCATGCCGCCGCGCTGGATGGCCTCAATGGCATCAGGAATGGAAATGATGGGCATTCGAGTCTATTCTACGGCTGAAAGGCCGGCCGCGGCATCAGGGGGTAGACTCGGAGCACACTTCCGCTCCTTCCGATTGTTCTTTTGTGACCCAATGCCTCGGGACGGGCGGCCACAGGAGAACCACCCATGAACACGTTTGGAGCGCGATCCACCTTTCAAACCGGCGGGAAAACCTACACCTTCTATCGCCTGGCGGCCCTTTCCGAAAAGGGCCACGCCATTGACAGGCTGCCCTTTGGTCTCAAGATCTTGCTCGAAAACTTGCTCCGCACCGAAGACGGCCAGGCCGTGACGGCCGCGGACATTGAGGCGCTCGCCTCCTGGAACCCCAAGGCGGAACCCAGCAAGGAGATCTCTTTCACACCCGCGCGGACCCTGCTCCAAGATTTCACCGGAGTGCCTTGCGTTGTTGACCTTGCTTCGATGCGCGATGCCATGACGCGCTTTGGCGGCGACCCGCAGAGGATCAACCCCCTCAGCCCGGTGGAGTTGGTGATCGACCACTCGGTCCAGGTGGACGCCTACGGTTCTGAGGCGGCTATCCAGATCAATCGCGACCTGGAATACAACCGCAACGAAGAACGCTACAAGTTCCTCAAGTGGGGCCAAGGCGCGCTGGGAAATTTCAAAGCCGTGCCGCCCAACACGGGAATTGTCCATCAGGTGAACCTGGAATATCTGGCGCGGGTGGTGATGGCGTCTCCACCCCCAACCCCTTCCTCATTTTCGGCGGGGGCCGAAAACAAGGAGGGGGCTCTTGCCTATTTCGACACCCTTGTCGGAACGGACTCGCACACCACGATGGTCAACGGCCTCGGCGTCCTCGGTTGGGGCGTTGGCGGCATCGAGGCCGAGGCGGCGATGCTCGGCCAGCCCGTGGCGATGTTGATCCCGCAGGTGGTGGGCTTCCGACTTTCCGGCTCGCTGCCGGAAGGCGCCACGGCGACCGACCTCGTGCTGACGGTCACCCAGATGCTGCGCGCGAAGGGCGTGGTGGGCAAGTTTGTGGAGTTCTATGGTCCCGGTGTGGCGGCGCTCCCTGTGGCCGATCGCGCGACGCTCGCCAACATGGCGCCCGAGTATGGTGCGACCTGCGGCCTGTTCCCGATCGATGAGGAAACTTTGCGCTACCTGCGGCTGACCGGCAGGCCCGAGGAGCAGGTTCAGCTCGTCGAAGCCTATGCCAAAGCACAGGGGCTCTTCCACACGGCCGATTCTCCTGAAGCCGAATACACGGACACGCTTTCGCTCGACCTCTCGACCGTCGTGCCCAGTATGGCGGGCCCCAAGCGTCCGCAGGATCGCGTCACCCTCGCAGAGGCTGGGGCTTCGTTCCAGAAAGCGTTTCCCGATGCGGTGGGTTTCGATCGAACCCGCCTCTCCAATGGCTCGGTGGTGATTGCCGCGATCACGAGCTGCACCAACACCAGCAACCCCTCGGTCATGGTGGCGGCGGGCCTGGTTGCGAGGAAGGCGAACGCGCTGGGACTCAAAGCCAAGCCTTGGGTGAAAACGAGCCTCGCGCCGGGGTCGAGGGTCGTCACCAGCTACCTGAAGCAAGCCGGGCTGCTGGCAGAGCTTAACCAACAGGGCTTCAATGTGGTGGGCTACGGATGCACGACCTGCATCGGCAACTCGGGCCCGCTTCCCGAGGAAGTGGGGAAGCAGGTTCGAGAGCAGGAACTGGCAGTCGTCTCCGTGCTCTCGGGCAACCGCAATTTCGAGGGCCGCGTGAACGCGGACGTCAAGGCCAACTACCTCGCCTCCCCGCCGCTGGTCGTGGCCTATGCGCTGGCCGGCACGAT
It encodes the following:
- the ribA gene encoding GTP cyclohydrolase II — translated: MPIISIPDAIEAIQRGGMVIVVDDPDRENEGDLIMAGEDCTPEAMNFMVKFGRGVPFIPTTAERLAELQIPMMTKTNTARLGTAMAETVDAAVGTTTGVSAFDRAKTVHVFCDPDAQPSDLMRPGHVIPLRAASGGVLQRAGHTEASVDLCRLAGKKPVAVGCEILAEDGTMLRMDGLIQFAEEHGLGIITIADLIAYRRMHEHLIKLAAGPIEFPTRYGHFTLYAFETTIEGQPYVAIVKGEVAGNEPVLVRMHSSCVTGDLLNSLRCDCGDQLTMALERIEEEGKGIVVYIPHEGRGIGLINKLKAYALQDNGLDTVEANQALGFKADLRDYGLGAQVLADLGVRKLRLMTNNPAKVAGIQGYGLEIVEHVPLIAEPAPTRAKYMATKREKMGHRLP
- the acnA gene encoding aconitate hydratase AcnA; the encoded protein is MNTFGARSTFQTGGKTYTFYRLAALSEKGHAIDRLPFGLKILLENLLRTEDGQAVTAADIEALASWNPKAEPSKEISFTPARTLLQDFTGVPCVVDLASMRDAMTRFGGDPQRINPLSPVELVIDHSVQVDAYGSEAAIQINRDLEYNRNEERYKFLKWGQGALGNFKAVPPNTGIVHQVNLEYLARVVMASPPPTPSSFSAGAENKEGALAYFDTLVGTDSHTTMVNGLGVLGWGVGGIEAEAAMLGQPVAMLIPQVVGFRLSGSLPEGATATDLVLTVTQMLRAKGVVGKFVEFYGPGVAALPVADRATLANMAPEYGATCGLFPIDEETLRYLRLTGRPEEQVQLVEAYAKAQGLFHTADSPEAEYTDTLSLDLSTVVPSMAGPKRPQDRVTLAEAGASFQKAFPDAVGFDRTRLSNGSVVIAAITSCTNTSNPSVMVAAGLVARKANALGLKAKPWVKTSLAPGSRVVTSYLKQAGLLAELNQQGFNVVGYGCTTCIGNSGPLPEEVGKQVREQELAVVSVLSGNRNFEGRVNADVKANYLASPPLVVAYALAGTINIDLSSEPIGTGSNGQDVYLKDIWPTQKEVADTVASCVQADMFRKNYGEVFKGDEKWEALSSPASENYAWDGDSTYIRQAPYFDDMPLEAPKQVAEIKGLRVLAMLGDSVTTDHISPAGSIKGNSPGGQYLVDHGVTPELFNSYGSRRGNHEVMVRGTFANVRLRNQLAPGTEGGFTTHFPSGEVTSIFEASERYKHDGTPLLVLAGKEYGTGSSRDWAAKGVLLLGVKAVIAESFERIHRSNLIGMGVLPLQYLEGQSAATLGLSGTETFDLVDLPSEFAQGFPNGRKLRVRATTENGAAKEFEVLVRLDAPQEFQYYRHGGILQYVLRQLLKG